The genomic region TAGCATTCTTAGTTTTGGATGGGGAGGAACATCAAAAGATTGGCAAAGATTCGAAGAAATTTCCTTGATTTTAGCTGGTTTATGTACTCCATTAGTTTTTTCTGTTCATACTATAGTTTCATTTGATTTTTCAACTTCTGTCATCAAAGGTTGGCATAGTACGATATTCCCTCCCTATTTTGTAGCAGGAGCTATATTTTCTGGTTTTGCTATGGTACAAACTTTGCTTGGTGTAGCAAGAAAAGTTCTTTCTTTAGAAAGTTATATCACGAAAAATCATATCGAATATATGAATATGATTATTTTGCTAACAGGAGGAATCGTTTTATTGGCTTATATTTCAGAATTTATTCTTTCGTGGTATTCAGGAGATTCCTTTGAGAAGTTTATTTATTTTTCTCAAGAAGCAGCTAAAGGTCCATTTTGGTGGGCTTTTTGGGCATTGATTATTTGTAATGTTATAATTCCTCAATTTTTATGGATCAAATCTGTACGTAGAAGTTTTTTTTGGTCTTATGTTATAGCTATAATTATAAATATTGGAATGTGGTTTGAAAGATTTGACATTATTGTTTTAAATCTAAGTCATGACTATCTTCCTTCTTCTTGGACCGGGTTTATTCCATCATTTGTAGATGTTGGAATATTTATAGGAACTATTGGATTATTTTTTTTTCTTTATTTATTATACATACGTTCGTTTCCGGTCATCTCACAATCAGAATTAAAAACAATATTGAAACCTGACAATAAAAAACAAGAAAATGAATAAATATGTACATGCATTATATGATAATGATTACACATTAATAAATAGTATTAAAGTTATTCAAAATCATGGATTTAGTATACATGAAGTTTATTCCCCTTTTCCAATTCACAATTTGGACAAAATTTTGAAATTAAAAAAAACTAATTTATCTTTTTTATCTTTCATATATGGATTGTCTGGTTTTTGTTTAGCAAGCATATTAACTTGGTATGCTATGATTTTTGATTGGCCTCAAAATATTGGCGGTAAACCATCTTTTTCTTGGATAAGAAACCTTCCTTCTTTCATTCCTGTAATATTCGAATTATCTATTTTCTTTTCTGCACATTTTATGTGTATTACTTATCTGATTCAATGTAGATTATTTCCAGGATCTTTTCCTAAAAATCCAGATTCAAGAACCACTGATAACATGTTTTTAATGGAGATTCATACGAAAGAAAATACTAAAAAATTAGTGAACTTATTAAAAGAAAATGGAGCGATGGAAGTCATTATAAAATAAAAATTAACTAACTCAAAGTAATTTATTTGATTTATGAAAAAATGTTTTTATGGAATTGTTATCATTTTAAATGTTATGTTGTTATTAGAATCTTGTTGGTTAGATAAAAAAAAGCCAAATACAGTGTATATGCCAAATATGTATTATTCAGATGCATATGAACCCTATTCAGATCCTTATTTCAATTATAATAAAAAAATTAAGAAAATTCAAATTTCTCTATTTTTAAATGGAAAAACTTCTTCACTTATCCCAGTAAAGGGAACTGTTCAAAGAACTGATTTTTATGATTCTATTTCTGATGAAATAGAAAACAAAGGATTTGATTATTCTAAAAAAATAATTACATATCCCTTTTATAAAAATATAGGAACAAAAGAAGATATTCTGAAAAACGGAGAAAAATTATATCAAATTAATTGTTCTATATGTCACGGAAATGATGGAGATGGACAAGGTCAATTAGTAAAAAATGAAAAAATTTTAGGTATTCCTAATTATAAAGATAGGGATATGACTATTGGAAGTGTTTATTATGTTATTACATATGGTAAAAACAATATGAATTCTTATGCTTCTCAATTAAATAAAATAGACAGATGGAAAATATCGGAATATGTCATGTATCTAAAAAACAAATAAACATGTATCAATTTTCTAAAAAAAATAAAAAAATTATTATTCTTATAATGATTATAGGTTTGATTTTCATTTTTTTGGATAAAATTTTTTTAGAAAAAAAGAAAAATTTTTCGAATTTCAACAAGGTAAAAAACATAAAAGAAATAAAATATGAAGAAAAAAAGAATAAGCCTTGGCCAGGTTTATATATTTCTATTTTTTATTTCACTTCTATATCTTTAGGATCTTTATTTTTTTTAGGAATACAAAATGTCTCAAAATCAGGATGGTCTGTTATTCTTCATCCTATTATGGAGAAAATAGCTTCTTTTATTCCATATGGATGTTTGATGATTTTTATCATTTTATTATTAAATGCAATGGATTTCATTCATATGTTTCATTGGATGGATTCTGATTTATACGACCCATATTCTGCTAAATATGATCAAATTATTGCAAGTAAAAAATTATTTTTAAACATTCCTTTTTTTTTAATAAGAAGCGTTATCTATGTATTAGGATGCATTTTTTTTTATTCAAAGATTAAAAAAATATCTTATACGTTAGATTTAACACATTCTTTAAATGATTATAAAAAATTAAATCTTATATCTGTTATTTTTATTATATTTTTTTCTATTATTTCCATATTTATGGCATGGGATTGGATTATGTCTTTAAATCCACACTGGATTAGCACTTTATTTGGATGGTATGTTCTTAGTAGTTATATAGTAACAAGTATAGGAACTATTTCTATAATAGCTATTTATATGAATAAAAAAGGATATTTCCCCTTATTCAAAAAAAGTCATTTACACGATTTGAGCAAATATTTATTTTCTAGTAGTTTATTGTGGACTTATCTTTGGTTTTCACAATTTTTACTTTATTGGTACGGAAATATTCCAGAAGAAATTTACTATTTTTTAAAAAGAGAAGAAATGTATAATTCAATTCATTTTTGGATGCTTATCCCCAATTTTATAATTCCTTTTTTTGGATTAATAAGTAGTAAAAATAAAACTAATCCTAAAATAGTGTTCACTATTTCCTTAATTTTACTAATTGGACATTACATGGATATATACAATTTAATAGCTCCAGATATCAATAAAAAAGGAATTAAATTTGGAGTATCCGAAATAGGTTCTTTATTATTAATAGGTGGTTTTTTCAGTTATATTTTGTTTTCAAATTTAAAAAAACTCAATTCTGCTACAGGAAATCCTTTTTTTCATGAAAGCAAAAATTACAAATACCCCTACATGTGAACATTATAAAAATTTTTTACAAGAGAAAAAACTTCTTTTAAAGAAGTTTTTTTAGGAATCCATATTTTTTTATGCAAAAAATTTGAAATAAATTTAGCAGTGGTTTTTCCTATAGCAAAAATTTCTGTTTTTGTATTATTTTGTATTTTATTTTTTGAAAAAAAAGATTGTACACCAGAAGGACTAAAAAAAATAATTCCATGATAATCAGATAAATTTTTGATTTTACGAGGAGTTAAAAATGTTTGATAAACTTCATATCGATTTATGTTTTTTTCTTTGAAAAAATTGATGTCTCTACTTAAAGTATTTGTGTTTCCACAAAACCAATCGTAATATTGATTAGATCTTGTTTTTATAATTTCTTCTATTATATCTTGCACATAATTTTTTTTCAAAAAAAAACAATAAGGAAAGTGTTTTTTGATAAAAAAAAATGTTTTTTCTCCTACTACATAGATCTTCTTTTGAATACTTTATTGACAAAAAATCATAAGATTGAATAAAAAAATATTTTTCTGAAAAAATAGAAAAGTCCACAGATTTAGTCATAAGAATATTAATCATTGCTTAACTATTTTTTATCTTTCACAAAATTCATTATAGATTTGTTAGAACCAAAGAGAGTTAATATATCCCCTTTTTGTAAAACAGTATCCCCTGTAACTAATCCAATAACTTTTCTTGTGGAATTTATTTTGGAAGACATAGGATTTTTTATATCTCGTATTACGGTAATTAAAGAAACAGAATATTTTTGCGTTAGTTTTAAACTTTTAACAGATTGTCCATTAAAAGAAGATGGAGAAAAAACTTCTGCTATAGAGTGTTTATTATCCACTCTAAAATAATCTAAAGCATAATTAAAAGATATTTGTTTAGTCAACCTAAAAGCTGCATCCTGTTCTGGATGCACAACATCACTAATTCCCATAGCTTCTAATA from Blattabacterium cuenoti harbors:
- the nrfD gene encoding NrfD/PsrC family molybdoenzyme membrane anchor subunit — translated: MSNHYESPVRKPLILGKKTFKNITDDILRPIENKAGNLWWIALFISILAFLWGLVCIFYTIETGIGVWGLNRTINWAWDITNFVWWVGIGHAGTLISAVLLLFRQKWRLSINRSAEAMTIFAVIQAGLFPIIHMGRPWNAHWVLPIPNQFGTLWPNFNSPLLWDVFAISTYFSVSTVFWFMGLIPDFAMIRDRVSDPFQKKIYSILSFGWGGTSKDWQRFEEISLILAGLCTPLVFSVHTIVSFDFSTSVIKGWHSTIFPPYFVAGAIFSGFAMVQTLLGVARKVLSLESYITKNHIEYMNMIILLTGGIVLLAYISEFILSWYSGDSFEKFIYFSQEAAKGPFWWAFWALIICNVIIPQFLWIKSVRRSFFWSYVIAIIINIGMWFERFDIIVLNLSHDYLPSSWTGFIPSFVDVGIFIGTIGLFFFLYLLYIRSFPVISQSELKTILKPDNKKQENE
- a CDS encoding uroporphyrinogen-III synthase translates to MQKKIYVVGEKTFFFIKKHFPYCFFLKKNYVQDIIEEIIKTRSNQYYDWFCGNTNTLSRDINFFKEKNINRYEVYQTFLTPRKIKNLSDYHGIIFFSPSGVQSFFSKNKIQNNTKTEIFAIGKTTAKFISNFLHKKIWIPKKTSLKEVFSLVKNFYNVHM
- a CDS encoding DUF3341 domain-containing protein; translation: MNKYVHALYDNDYTLINSIKVIQNHGFSIHEVYSPFPIHNLDKILKLKKTNLSFLSFIYGLSGFCLASILTWYAMIFDWPQNIGGKPSFSWIRNLPSFIPVIFELSIFFSAHFMCITYLIQCRLFPGSFPKNPDSRTTDNMFLMEIHTKENTKKLVNLLKENGAMEVIIK
- a CDS encoding c-type cytochrome — encoded protein: MKKCFYGIVIILNVMLLLESCWLDKKKPNTVYMPNMYYSDAYEPYSDPYFNYNKKIKKIQISLFLNGKTSSLIPVKGTVQRTDFYDSISDEIENKGFDYSKKIITYPFYKNIGTKEDILKNGEKLYQINCSICHGNDGDGQGQLVKNEKILGIPNYKDRDMTIGSVYYVITYGKNNMNSYASQLNKIDRWKISEYVMYLKNK
- a CDS encoding potassium channel family protein; the encoded protein is MKIIIVGLGNFGRSLALNLTDNGHEVFGIDHKMEKVDLLKDHIANVVCMDANNEAAYKVLPIQQADLGIVAIGENEGSSIVTTAILKKKYKNLRIVSRSLSKIHDTILEAMGISDVVHPEQDAAFRLTKQISFNYALDYFRVDNKHSIAEVFSPSSFNGQSVKSLKLTQKYSVSLITVIRDIKNPMSSKINSTRKVIGLVTGDTVLQKGDILTLFGSNKSIMNFVKDKK